A genome region from Tolypothrix sp. PCC 7712 includes the following:
- a CDS encoding DUF4340 domain-containing protein → MKFSRTTLILILLALGLGSFVYFYEIRGATQREEVKEKKQQIFTFTADDVQSLKIATAKLSLALERNPQDNPPKWLLKSPVSEPANDAIVSYLMDLLVKGKSDRSLSIPANQKGDFGLDNPQATINITLKNQQSHQLLLGTTNFNRRLLYVQADPSVKPDGNIDILLVSTDFENAVNRDLSEWKQTVVNNDQTPIPTPSSK, encoded by the coding sequence ATGAAATTTTCGCGCACAACTTTAATTTTGATATTGCTAGCCCTGGGTTTGGGTAGCTTTGTTTATTTCTATGAAATTCGGGGGGCGACTCAGCGTGAGGAAGTAAAGGAGAAAAAGCAGCAAATTTTCACTTTTACTGCTGATGATGTGCAGTCTTTGAAAATCGCAACGGCAAAACTCTCTTTAGCCTTGGAACGAAACCCGCAGGATAATCCGCCTAAGTGGTTGTTAAAATCACCTGTGTCAGAGCCAGCGAATGATGCTATCGTTTCTTATTTAATGGATTTGTTGGTAAAAGGAAAGAGCGATCGCTCTTTATCTATCCCAGCTAATCAAAAAGGCGATTTTGGCTTAGATAACCCCCAGGCGACAATTAATATCACCCTAAAAAATCAGCAAAGCCATCAATTGCTTTTAGGTACGACTAACTTTAACCGTCGTCTCTTATATGTTCAGGCTGACCCATCTGTAAAACCCGATGGTAATATAGATATCTTGTTGGTTTCCACAGATTTTGAAAACGCAGTCAATCGCGACCTATCTGAGTGGAAACAAACAGTAGTTAATAACGATCAAACACCCATACCAACTCCCAGCAGTAAATAG
- a CDS encoding ABC transporter permease, whose protein sequence is MGIVLSNIIAIYRRELQSYFVSPLAYVIAGIFWFISGLFLVMILLGPGGILPTITALDLQGQQLGVPVPPIDVPYEFVRAFLDRMGWLLLFVLPILSMGLYAEERKRGTLELLATSPVTNWAVAVGKLLGVLTFFITMVLPLLALEAFVIQQSNPPMAPTVLLFGHLGLILLAAAILSLGMFISSLTDSTILSAVFTFAVILLLLFVDLIAKTVPGPIGEALSYISLLKHFNTFIEGIFDTSALLLFLSYIFLGIFLTSQSIDALRFQRQ, encoded by the coding sequence ATGGGTATAGTACTGAGTAATATTATTGCCATTTATCGCCGAGAATTGCAGAGTTATTTTGTATCACCTTTGGCTTATGTGATTGCTGGCATATTTTGGTTTATTTCTGGCTTATTCTTAGTCATGATTTTGCTAGGGCCAGGCGGTATTTTGCCGACAATCACCGCCTTAGATTTACAAGGACAACAACTAGGAGTACCAGTACCGCCAATTGATGTTCCCTATGAATTTGTACGGGCATTTCTAGACCGGATGGGATGGCTATTATTATTTGTACTGCCCATTCTTTCTATGGGACTTTATGCCGAAGAACGTAAACGCGGCACTTTAGAACTATTAGCCACGTCACCAGTGACAAACTGGGCAGTAGCTGTGGGTAAGTTATTAGGCGTGCTAACTTTTTTCATCACAATGGTTTTACCTTTGCTAGCACTAGAAGCGTTTGTGATTCAACAATCAAATCCACCTATGGCACCAACCGTGCTGTTATTTGGTCATTTGGGATTAATCTTGCTAGCAGCCGCAATTTTGTCTTTGGGAATGTTTATTTCATCGTTAACAGATAGTACAATTCTCTCTGCTGTGTTCACTTTTGCAGTGATTTTATTACTGTTATTCGTTGATTTAATTGCTAAAACTGTTCCCGGCCCCATTGGCGAAGCCTTGAGTTATATCTCCTTACTCAAACATTTTAATACTTTTATCGAAGGCATTTTTGATACTAGCGCCCTACTATTATTTCTCAGTTACATCTTTCTGGGTATCTTCCTCACATCTCAATCAATTGATGCCCTGCGCTTTCAGCGTCAATAA
- the purU gene encoding formyltetrahydrofolate deformylase: MTKPTATLLISCPDQRGLVAKIANFIYSNGGNIIHADQHTDFGAELFLSRIEWQLEGFNLPRDLIGPAFNAIAQPLGAKWELNFSDTVPRIAIWVSKQDHCLFDLIWRHRAQEFAAEIPLIISNHPHLQKVAEQFGIDYHHIPISKDNKAEQEIKQLELLQQYKIDLVVLAKYMQIVSADFITKFPQIINIHHSFLPAFVGANPYHRAFERGVKIIGATAHYATPELDAGPIIEQDVVRVSHRDDVEDLIRKGKDLERVVLARAVRLHLQNRVLVYANRTVVFE, translated from the coding sequence ATGACCAAACCCACAGCAACCTTGCTTATTTCCTGCCCCGATCAGCGGGGATTAGTGGCGAAAATTGCGAATTTTATCTACTCTAATGGCGGCAATATTATCCATGCCGATCAGCATACAGACTTTGGTGCTGAGTTATTTCTCAGCCGCATCGAATGGCAACTAGAGGGATTTAACCTGCCACGAGATTTAATTGGCCCAGCATTTAATGCCATTGCCCAACCTTTAGGTGCTAAATGGGAACTAAATTTTTCGGATACTGTGCCCCGCATTGCTATCTGGGTCAGTAAACAAGACCATTGTCTGTTTGATTTAATTTGGCGACATCGTGCTCAAGAATTTGCAGCTGAGATTCCGCTAATTATTAGTAATCATCCTCATCTGCAGAAAGTAGCCGAGCAATTCGGCATTGATTATCACCACATTCCCATCAGTAAAGACAACAAAGCAGAGCAGGAAATTAAACAACTAGAATTATTGCAGCAATACAAAATTGATTTAGTTGTATTGGCAAAATATATGCAGATTGTCAGTGCTGATTTTATTACTAAATTTCCGCAAATTATTAATATTCATCACTCATTTTTACCTGCTTTTGTGGGTGCAAACCCTTACCACCGCGCTTTTGAAAGAGGAGTTAAAATTATTGGAGCTACGGCGCATTATGCTACTCCTGAGTTAGATGCTGGCCCAATTATTGAACAGGATGTAGTCAGAGTTAGCCACCGCGATGACGTTGAAGACTTAATTAGAAAAGGTAAGGATTTAGAGCGAGTTGTTTTAGCTAGAGCCGTACGCTTACACTTACAAAATCGGGTCTTAGTCTATGCCAATAGAACTGTAGTCTTTGAATAA
- a CDS encoding GldG family protein — MKIVAKKKLWKYLFWLGPFFLVAGLTSSLISSYWSPISLAFLITGIAVIGIWIILQSQNNQWLGSRSTQAGTNALVATLAVLAILGLINFLGVRYHYRADLTETQLFTLAPQSQELLHNLNQPVKVWIFDVNQNPQDRDLLENYRRQSSKFQFEYVDPDARPGLATKFGYKDYGEVYLEYQDKRQLVQVVNPENERLSEVRLTNRLQQITTANAAKVYFLQGHGEHPLTASESGMSQAIQGLTDKNFTTSPLNLAEAAKVPDDAAAVVVAGPKEALFEGEVQALEKYLNRGGNLLLMIDPGTDPKLENLLKQWGVTLDSRLAVDVSGKGAKQGPAVPIITDYGQHPITKEFGNNISFYRLARPLQINPVAGVQSTPLLRTKPYPNSWAESDLQSEKLEFNADKDLKGPLTLGVALEKKLPASSTTQPNPTPSPLPSPTTQGQATPKATTSPTPSASPSPTPTATSSPTPTTAAPLNNQQGEKPATESRLVVIGNSDFATDGLFQQQLNGDVFLNSVTWLSKQEDRQPLSIRPKEAKNRRLNITAAQANLLTLSSLLLLPLIGLVSAFLIWWRRR; from the coding sequence ATGAAAATCGTTGCTAAAAAGAAACTTTGGAAATATCTGTTTTGGCTAGGCCCATTCTTCTTAGTGGCGGGCTTAACTTCTAGCTTAATTTCCTCATATTGGAGTCCAATTTCCTTAGCATTTCTCATTACCGGAATTGCAGTTATTGGTATATGGATTATCTTACAAAGCCAAAACAATCAATGGTTAGGAAGTCGTTCTACCCAAGCCGGGACTAATGCTTTAGTTGCCACCTTAGCAGTATTAGCAATTTTAGGGCTAATTAACTTTTTGGGTGTTCGCTACCATTACCGCGCCGATTTAACAGAAACGCAATTATTTACCCTTGCACCCCAATCCCAGGAATTATTACATAATCTAAATCAGCCAGTTAAAGTCTGGATTTTTGATGTGAATCAAAATCCCCAAGACCGAGATTTACTGGAAAATTATCGTCGGCAAAGCTCTAAGTTTCAATTTGAGTATGTCGATCCAGATGCTAGACCAGGACTCGCCACAAAGTTTGGTTATAAAGACTATGGAGAAGTTTATTTAGAATATCAAGATAAAAGGCAGTTAGTACAAGTAGTTAATCCAGAAAATGAACGACTTTCAGAAGTGCGGTTAACTAATCGCCTGCAACAAATTACTACTGCTAACGCCGCCAAAGTTTACTTCCTTCAAGGTCATGGCGAACATCCACTGACAGCATCTGAAAGTGGAATGTCCCAAGCTATTCAGGGATTAACTGATAAAAATTTCACCACCTCGCCCTTAAATTTAGCAGAAGCCGCAAAAGTCCCTGATGATGCGGCGGCGGTCGTAGTAGCAGGGCCAAAAGAAGCCCTATTTGAGGGTGAAGTTCAAGCTTTAGAAAAATACCTCAATCGTGGCGGTAACTTACTGCTAATGATTGACCCTGGTACCGACCCCAAACTCGAGAACTTGTTGAAACAGTGGGGTGTTACCCTAGATAGTCGTTTAGCTGTTGATGTTTCTGGAAAAGGTGCAAAACAAGGGCCAGCAGTGCCCATCATTACAGACTACGGTCAACATCCAATTACTAAAGAATTTGGTAACAACATTTCTTTTTATCGGTTAGCAAGACCGTTGCAAATTAATCCCGTAGCTGGTGTTCAGTCTACACCCTTGCTGCGAACCAAACCTTATCCTAACAGCTGGGCAGAAAGCGACCTGCAAAGCGAGAAATTAGAGTTTAATGCCGACAAAGACCTAAAAGGGCCTTTAACTTTGGGCGTAGCTTTAGAGAAAAAACTACCAGCCTCATCCACAACTCAACCTAACCCCACACCTTCACCATTACCATCACCCACAACCCAAGGACAGGCGACACCAAAAGCTACTACTTCACCTACACCCAGCGCTAGCCCTTCGCCAACTCCCACAGCTACATCTTCGCCAACTCCTACAACTGCTGCACCTTTAAACAATCAGCAAGGTGAAAAACCTGCTACTGAATCCCGGTTAGTAGTCATCGGAAATTCCGACTTTGCTACCGATGGCTTATTTCAACAGCAATTAAACGGTGATGTCTTCCTCAACTCAGTCACCTGGCTAAGTAAACAAGAGGATCGACAACCTTTATCCATTCGCCCCAAAGAAGCCAAAAACCGCCGCCTCAACATCACAGCCGCCCAAGCAAATCTTTTAACATTGTCATCTTTATTGCTTCTACCCTTAATTGGGTTAGTATCTGCCTTTCTAATTTGGTGGCGGAGGAGGTGA
- a CDS encoding CHAT domain-containing protein, with product MLKRLWLLIKDYIQQLSGNEQSIYNYLTEEKLAEIRRELEDTEYESLFIQLLVRVNDEGWNRGQVTDFLDANRINQRNLAKWLRGYGETLLASPRENDALASRIVRLGELGAGEVSDVAYDIGVRLLGRGKATNQVFGESRPANAEEAKEQGDAAAWFNQGNQQLMHGDFAGAIASLKKATKINHNLHIAWFNQGAAFYQLQQFEQVISACDKAIDIKPDFYQAWFNQATALEQLGRFDEAISSLETAIKVKPDFYQAWYKQAEILSQLKRFPEAIACCDQAVKIKPDYYQAWFHWGYMLAQQRQFEQAIIYYDTAIAIKPDYYQAWVNRGAAMHALKKLSAALSSYDRAIEIQPQAYLAWHNQGNILTELEQFAAALNAYNQALKIEPNYYQAWNNKGLVLRKLRLFQGSIAAYDRAIAINPQNCLVWNNRGLTLSEMGEYQAAIASYDKAIKINPNNKFAWNNRGTALSDLKLLEEAIASFDKAIEISFDFYEAWLNRGMTAGNSVNCDRLLALLSTVAIQNPQLNQRGYEGELASYEEGLKYCDQDTHPKGWGKLYQAMGNALYFRGRADSRPHSYWYKAVTNYNEALKTLTAADFPHLHLEVLQNLIRVQLNLGEKAKAEELKRRGTDILRRLLDECKSPEKKKQLALKFAGFQQLTVDLAVQSRNLSTALELAEQGKNACMSWLLDGWSDDSPKWVEMKKLLNPHTAIVYWHLSPAALHTFIFQHNTPSLIVLGAKSLTPVQRLRDFESWLKTWNEQYANYRQGKDKHSQDAKTWRDNLPAMLNKLSEILDINTIVSQIPDITQLILIPHRDLHRFPLHTLFPREFTISYLPSIQLGLISQSNENQLSNQLLSIEHPNSAGYPELEFAQVESQAICRLFPHNTRKRSEEATKDAVINALPQGYGILHFSGHGEYNFHNPALSHLALADKDKLTLTDIRDFDLRSYQLVSLAACETAITGNHTITTEYVGLVSGFMSCGVASVVSTLWTVESAASALVMIQFYQRLQQGKSKVVALAEATQWLRNVTHDELAAWYAEEIAKLPEEEGILRRFLLRHLNNLQNQLEPSNQPYNHPYFWAAFTITGIFPILLS from the coding sequence ATGCTCAAGCGGCTTTGGCTATTAATTAAGGATTATATTCAGCAATTATCCGGCAATGAACAGTCTATTTATAATTATTTAACAGAAGAAAAACTAGCAGAAATACGCAGAGAGTTAGAAGATACGGAGTATGAATCGTTATTTATTCAATTATTGGTAAGAGTCAATGATGAAGGCTGGAATCGAGGACAAGTAACAGATTTTTTGGATGCAAATCGCATCAATCAGAGAAATTTAGCCAAATGGTTGCGTGGCTATGGTGAAACCTTGTTAGCTTCACCCAGAGAGAATGATGCTTTAGCGAGTCGGATAGTGCGGTTAGGGGAGTTGGGCGCTGGGGAAGTTAGTGATGTTGCTTATGATATTGGTGTGCGCTTATTAGGGCGGGGGAAAGCAACAAACCAGGTTTTTGGAGAATCTCGCCCAGCAAATGCAGAGGAAGCAAAGGAACAAGGGGACGCAGCAGCTTGGTTTAACCAAGGGAATCAACAATTAATGCATGGAGATTTTGCAGGTGCGATCGCCTCATTGAAAAAAGCTACCAAAATCAACCATAACTTACATATAGCTTGGTTTAACCAGGGAGCAGCATTTTATCAATTACAGCAATTTGAGCAAGTAATTAGTGCTTGTGACAAAGCCATAGACATCAAACCAGATTTTTACCAAGCTTGGTTTAATCAAGCTACAGCACTAGAACAGTTAGGAAGATTCGATGAAGCGATTAGTTCATTAGAAACAGCTATAAAAGTAAAACCTGACTTCTACCAAGCTTGGTACAAGCAAGCTGAAATTTTGAGTCAGTTAAAACGATTTCCGGAAGCGATCGCCTGCTGCGATCAAGCCGTAAAAATCAAACCTGATTATTATCAAGCTTGGTTCCATTGGGGCTATATGTTAGCTCAACAAAGGCAATTTGAACAAGCAATTATTTATTATGACACAGCTATAGCCATCAAACCAGACTACTATCAAGCTTGGGTAAATCGCGGTGCAGCAATGCACGCATTAAAGAAATTATCAGCTGCACTTAGCTCTTATGATAGAGCTATAGAAATTCAACCTCAAGCTTATCTAGCTTGGCACAATCAAGGTAACATTTTAACTGAATTAGAACAGTTTGCAGCAGCGCTGAATGCCTATAATCAAGCCTTAAAAATTGAACCAAATTATTATCAAGCTTGGAATAATAAGGGTTTGGTATTAAGAAAATTGCGGCTATTTCAAGGATCAATTGCTGCTTACGATCGCGCTATAGCCATAAATCCTCAAAATTGCTTAGTCTGGAATAACCGGGGTTTAACGCTGAGTGAAATGGGAGAATATCAAGCAGCGATCGCCTCTTATGACAAAGCTATCAAAATCAACCCTAACAATAAATTTGCTTGGAACAACCGAGGTACAGCCTTATCCGATCTCAAACTATTGGAAGAAGCGATCGCTTCATTTGACAAAGCCATAGAAATCTCCTTTGACTTCTACGAAGCTTGGCTAAACCGGGGGATGACAGCCGGAAATTCTGTGAATTGCGATCGCTTGCTGGCTTTGTTGAGTACAGTAGCAATCCAAAATCCTCAGCTTAACCAGCGAGGCTATGAGGGAGAATTGGCAAGTTATGAGGAAGGGTTAAAGTACTGCGATCAAGACACCCACCCCAAAGGTTGGGGAAAATTATATCAGGCAATGGGTAATGCTCTCTACTTTCGTGGGAGAGCCGATTCTCGTCCCCACAGCTATTGGTACAAAGCTGTTACCAACTATAACGAAGCACTGAAAACTCTCACAGCCGCAGATTTTCCCCATTTGCATCTAGAAGTATTACAGAATTTAATTCGCGTGCAGTTGAATTTGGGGGAAAAGGCTAAAGCCGAAGAACTCAAGCGACGAGGAACGGATATTTTACGGCGTTTATTGGATGAGTGTAAAAGTCCTGAAAAGAAAAAGCAGTTAGCGTTGAAGTTTGCAGGCTTTCAACAGTTAACTGTAGATTTAGCCGTGCAGTCAAGAAACTTGAGTACAGCCTTGGAATTAGCAGAACAGGGAAAAAATGCTTGTATGTCTTGGCTGCTAGATGGGTGGAGTGATGATTCCCCTAAATGGGTGGAGATGAAAAAATTACTCAATCCCCATACTGCCATAGTTTATTGGCATCTCAGCCCAGCCGCCTTACATACTTTCATCTTCCAGCACAATACCCCATCACTCATTGTTTTAGGAGCAAAGTCTCTAACACCAGTGCAACGTCTGCGTGATTTTGAAAGCTGGCTGAAAACTTGGAATGAACAATACGCTAATTATCGCCAAGGTAAAGACAAGCATAGCCAAGATGCCAAAACTTGGCGCGACAATTTACCCGCAATGCTAAATAAACTGAGTGAAATTCTCGATATCAATACTATTGTTTCCCAAATCCCAGATATTACCCAGTTAATTCTCATTCCTCACCGCGACTTACACCGCTTTCCGCTGCATACGCTATTTCCAAGAGAATTCACTATCAGCTATTTACCCAGCATTCAATTAGGCTTAATCTCCCAAAGCAATGAAAATCAGCTAAGTAATCAGCTACTCAGTATCGAACATCCCAACAGCGCAGGTTATCCCGAACTAGAATTTGCTCAAGTTGAATCACAAGCGATTTGTCGCCTCTTTCCCCACAACACCCGTAAGCGTTCTGAGGAAGCGACAAAAGATGCAGTCATTAATGCTTTGCCCCAAGGCTACGGTATTCTACACTTTAGCGGACATGGCGAATACAATTTCCACAATCCAGCCTTATCTCACTTAGCCTTAGCAGATAAAGATAAACTGACTCTCACAGATATCCGCGATTTTGATTTACGCAGCTATCAACTCGTCAGCCTAGCTGCTTGCGAAACGGCGATTACAGGTAATCACACCATCACCACAGAATATGTTGGGCTTGTCAGTGGTTTTATGAGTTGCGGCGTGGCTTCTGTTGTCAGTACCCTGTGGACAGTAGAATCAGCTGCTAGTGCTTTAGTGATGATTCAGTTTTACCAACGCTTACAACAAGGTAAATCAAAGGTAGTGGCTTTAGCGGAAGCTACCCAATGGCTGCGGAATGTCACTCACGATGAACTAGCTGCATGGTATGCAGAGGAAATTGCTAAACTCCCAGAAGAAGAAGGTATTTTGCGCCGTTTTTTATTACGTCATTTAAATAATCTTCAGAATCAACTAGAACCTAGTAATCAACCCTATAATCACCCGTACTTCTGGGCAGCTTTTACAATTACTGGTATCTTTCCAATACTACTCAGTTAA
- a CDS encoding DUF4351 domain-containing protein, with amino-acid sequence MSFDNVCKLLAEKYPEDFVRWLIAEESTNIKVLKTELSLEPIRADSVTFLQTGNQILHIEFQTLTQSNPAIPFRMLDYSVRLKRQYKFQVVQVVIFLQETDDEIAFTEEYVDDTTIHRYRAVRMWEQDSSLFLGNKALLPLAPLCRTDSPRDLLSQIAQEVAKISDRETRQNTAAYTEILAGLRFDKGLIRQLLSEDIMQESVIYQDIFQKGDKIGEERTIIRQLNRRFGEIDLSLIDQIKLLPIEKLDTLAEALLDFSALSDLVAWLEQNTSS; translated from the coding sequence GTGAGTTTTGATAATGTCTGTAAATTGCTTGCAGAAAAATATCCAGAAGATTTTGTCCGGTGGTTAATTGCTGAAGAATCTACCAATATTAAGGTATTAAAAACTGAGTTAAGTTTAGAACCAATTCGTGCAGATTCTGTGACTTTTCTCCAAACTGGCAATCAGATTTTGCATATTGAATTTCAGACTTTAACACAGTCTAATCCTGCAATTCCTTTCCGAATGTTGGATTATTCTGTGAGGTTAAAACGTCAGTATAAGTTTCAAGTTGTACAGGTAGTAATATTTTTGCAGGAGACGGATGATGAAATTGCTTTTACTGAAGAGTATGTGGATGATACAACTATACATCGCTATCGTGCAGTAAGAATGTGGGAGCAAGATTCCAGCTTATTTTTGGGTAATAAGGCATTGTTACCTTTAGCACCTTTGTGTCGAACTGATTCACCACGAGATTTATTATCGCAGATTGCTCAGGAAGTCGCTAAAATTTCAGATAGAGAGACAAGGCAAAATACAGCAGCCTACACCGAGATTTTAGCAGGTTTGCGATTTGATAAGGGTTTGATTCGTCAGTTATTAAGTGAGGATATTATGCAGGAATCGGTTATTTATCAGGATATTTTTCAGAAGGGAGATAAAATAGGTGAGGAACGTACAATCATACGCCAGCTTAATCGACGTTTTGGTGAAATAGATTTGTCATTGATTGATCAGATTAAACTGTTACCTATTGAAAAACTAGATACTTTGGCTGAAGCATTACTAGATTTTTCAGCTTTATCTGATTTAGTTGCTTGGCTTGAGCAAAATACAAGCAGTTAA
- a CDS encoding ABC transporter ATP-binding protein, with product MIEVEHLSKIYGSTPAITDVTFNVEPGEILGFLGPNGAGKTTTMRILAGYLPATKGTAKIAGFDVHENSLAVRQRIGYLPETPPLYPDMTVEGFLHFVARIKGVSAGDRNHKVTAAIARCNLEDKRKVLIRKLSKGYRQRVGIAQAIVHDPPAIILDEPTVGLDPRQIIDVRNLIKSLAGTHTIILSTHILPEVSMTCSRVAIINRGKVVATNTPENLMTQLTGGSGYELEIEGEASLAKQVLQNISGVSLVESIPTSGSHHPVSANRAYLRVISQPGTEPGKDIAATIIRAGFALYEMRRVSATLEDVFLQLTTEEKNLESIQDSAPKEGEAA from the coding sequence ATGATTGAAGTTGAGCATCTAAGTAAAATATACGGTTCGACTCCAGCGATTACTGATGTGACTTTTAATGTCGAACCTGGGGAAATTCTAGGGTTTTTAGGCCCAAATGGTGCTGGTAAAACTACTACCATGCGGATTTTAGCTGGTTATTTACCTGCAACGAAGGGGACGGCGAAGATTGCTGGTTTTGATGTCCATGAGAATTCTCTGGCTGTGCGTCAGCGGATTGGCTATTTACCGGAAACGCCGCCGTTATATCCAGATATGACAGTGGAGGGGTTTTTGCATTTTGTTGCCAGAATTAAAGGAGTATCCGCAGGCGATCGCAATCATAAAGTAACAGCTGCGATCGCGCGGTGTAATTTAGAAGATAAGCGCAAGGTACTGATCCGCAAGCTGTCTAAAGGATACCGTCAAAGAGTGGGGATTGCTCAGGCGATCGTCCACGATCCACCAGCCATTATTTTAGATGAACCAACGGTAGGACTCGACCCCCGGCAAATCATCGATGTGCGGAATTTAATTAAAAGTCTCGCCGGCACTCATACTATTATTCTTTCTACCCACATTCTGCCAGAAGTGAGCATGACTTGTAGCCGTGTTGCCATTATCAATCGCGGTAAAGTCGTCGCCACCAATACACCAGAAAATCTCATGACACAGTTGACAGGTGGCTCTGGGTATGAATTAGAAATTGAAGGTGAAGCTAGCTTGGCAAAACAAGTATTGCAAAACATATCAGGTGTGAGTCTGGTAGAATCAATTCCTACATCTGGAAGTCATCACCCAGTGTCAGCAAACCGCGCCTATTTACGAGTAATATCGCAACCAGGAACCGAACCCGGAAAAGATATTGCCGCCACAATAATCCGTGCGGGATTTGCTTTATATGAAATGCGCCGTGTCAGCGCTACCCTAGAAGATGTGTTTTTGCAGTTAACAACAGAAGAAAAGAATTTAGAATCTATCCAAGACTCAGCCCCCAAAGAAGGAGAAGCAGCGTAG